GAACTCCTGGGCTCACACATAAACTGCCTAGACTAGAGTCAGCTAATTTTTTCTTCAAGACTGGTACTAACTTTGTgaagtcagttacataaaaaggtagataGGTCTAATTTGAATCagaaaagtaagactgattagCCCTAACTAACTGCTATTTGGTCAAACTAGATCTTAAGTCACAGTCTTAACATAGAGGCTATTTTTATGCAACCAGCCACAGGAGTTTTGCATGAAGTGAAAAATGTCCCTAAGCAGATTTCGCTCATGTTGGTCATGCGAATTCACCACGATGACTAAGAGAaaactgcttggtttgaaagtgtcCTCTGTGGGAGCGGTGATTCATGCATTGCTACACTACTGACAACTTTTTTATCAGACTTTTTTATATCCATGTAAGTGACCGCACTTTTACCATTGTTCTGCAAATTCTCAAGGAGGCGAAATatagtcatttcaataggaatccatgCTATCTGGAATTACATGTGAGGGCGAAAGCTTCAGGTGGTCATGCGAATATGCAGTGTTGATCAGCAGAAAGCAGCTTGCTTTGAAAGTGACTTCAGTTGACAAAAACCATCCATTTTTGCCTGGCACAACAACAACGCTAATGTGACTGCACATTAACACATTCTAataaatgtacagtatgtgcATTAGTTATTATGGGCACTTTCgtaacactgcttcatgaaacttcaaaacatttacgaatcttttgtttcgatcagtggttcggagcttgTATCAAACTCACCAAGTCAATTGATTTCAGCacttttataattttgttttattttcaattaatttaatgaatgagttaattaaataaatgatacTTAAGCATCTATATTACAAAAAGAAGAATATTTAATTGCTTCTAATTGGCCAAGCCCTGCCTATAATAACACCCAAAACAAGCATTAATATAAAAGAACAAGAATTTTACAAAACCTTCATATTTAACCCTATAAATTCTAtactgtatcatatttaataTGTGATTTACAAAGGCCTCTAAATGTGATATGATATACTGCAAGGTCTTTATTTCTGTTTAGTAAgaaaaaatgtcttttaatataattctaaaaatgtcCACCTTCGGGTCATGGTGCAcgtgtctttttgctgtgaaatgaagttaatttttataaagtaaatgtaagaatAACTTTCATATTGTTAGTAATTTTCCATATGACCATTTACTGGACAGAAGCAATTTAGGTTTACTATACataaaaatcatgtttaaatGCGAGTATCAAATCAGGCCTTTGAGGAGTGTTTATTTGTATATCTCTGAATCAGAATTGAATTGCATTATACTTATTTGACCCACACAATTacactacagagctttgatcataaaactaagcatttaaacatcatcttactaagacatatttTTGGGAGATATagtgacaactgatatttatatgcatttttgcAAGTAGTCTGCAATACTGTAATAtctgatttacattacaagctatcagaatttcatcttactttttggcCATACATAAGTAAGCACCAAATTGCACATTTTGGGGCCTCTGAATAACTCTCAGTGTTTTGAGtatgagctccatattctcCTATATCATACTATATGGGCCTGATGATTCAAAtatgatatgaaaacatgtaactcatatatatatatatatatatatatatatatatatatatatatatatatatattgtctaaAGGTTCAATAAGCTGTTCCATTTAAATCCATGTACAGGGTTAATGGTACTCTGTAGTTAGCATTTAATAGATGTAAACATTCGCTATCGATTTGTAAAAGGTGTAGTCACATGTTAAGGCTGAGTTTTCGTTGAATTTACACCGTTTTTACCAGCAAGTGCCGCAAGAGGTAGTGTTTCGAGCCGAGTCTTCGAAACACTGAATCGTTTAGCAAATCAACTGATTCATTTCATTCGAGTTTCGAAAAGCTTAATTTCTCCCATCACTAATGTTCATGTTAATACTCATTAACActtatattagctgtgttaattgtgttttattattaaaactatgATATTCAAATTGAACCTATTCATCTGATTCTTCGAAACGATTCAATGTACGATTCATTTACTGAGGAATCGAACACCGCTATCACGCACTTTGGGATCAGGAAGTGCTGCTAAACTTCAAGTTTGACTGTTTAAAATACCATTTAGTTTTTGATTACTCATGTTGGGGTTAATGTGATGTTAATGTCCTGAATTATAGCACTGATCACAATTTCTGGTGTATATATTTGCGGTGGATGTCACCTAACAGATTTGCCACTAACCTGCTCCACACCCGCACTTTCTGACTCCATTTAATCGGATAGCACCTTGTAGTCAATGTAAACTGTCCAATACTTCAGTACTTATTGCTGTCGCTCTGTGTCGTTTACGTTAGCACGAACACACGAGTTTCTAGGATTAAGAGGCATATgtttgatggaaaaaaaaatcaaacaaaacgtCGTCTTCCTCCAGGGGTCGCTTCACTGGCTCAAAAAGTCTAACCGTCCGTTGATCCGCATTCAAATCTCAAGACGTTTTTTTCCATTACTGGAGATATTTTCACACTAAAAACCCTAATCGTTTGAATATGTTAATTGGTATCTGAAATAATACCAATGATAAAATTAAAATCTCCTCCAGCAATGATTTGTAATAAAGCGTTAGGGTGTAATCACGAGCAACTGTGATTCGTCCGAACTAACCAGCGCGGAGGAAAGTAACACGTACCACGTGATACCGTCATCAATATACTTCAGCACCGCTCTGGAAAAGCAGCGTCTCTCTTTCGGGTTATGTGGCTGGTCCTCTGGATGTCAAAAGCGGTCCTACATTACAATAAAACGAGGCAGGAATAGCGACAGAGACGCCTAGCTCTCTCTTGCTTTCCAGGAGCAGTTTTGTGGATGAATGGGGGCGGATGCTCCTCTGTACCAGACTGGCTTCTGTCTCTCGACTGCTGATGTGTGGGTCTGAAGCGTGACCATCcacatttcttttatttttctttgtcaACTGTACAATTCTCTCTTTTTCGGCGCGcctgcatctctctctctcatgaaGAAAGCGGCTTTTATTCCTGTAATAGCATCATCGCCTGCCCTGGCAAATTTGCTGCAACTTACCGACatcataattaaataatttacttcGGAATAATGGCAGTGAGAATTATTAATTaccactgaattaaaaaaatgcacgGTGAAGAATTGGATATTTGACCCAATCATATCTGACCAATAAGAGACAACGTATGGGCCAAAGCCACGCCCATTTAATCCAGCTTTATGCcattctgtttgtttttgtttttttcaatggTTTGAACTTGACATCGTCGACGCCCTCTTGCTTTACGGAGTAGAATGACAGCAGAGCATGTCCGGTCATGTTCAAGTTTTGAGCAATAAATTCATAACCAAACTGTCTTAAACACATCTTTGAATCCtagaatgtaaataaatgtatttattacgCTTTAGAAACAATGTCTACATCAAAATACACCCTTAAATAATTAACAAACTGAATGAGTGTATAAATATTTCAGTACAAAGTCATTAGATATCTACCTGACCCACATGAAACTTACAGGAGAGTGTCATTTAGAGAGCTAAACTGCAGTTTTATTTGATCCTGAAAGAAATATACTCGACTAAATATTGAAAATGACACTAGTGCATGTTTTTGAGACGATTTGGGAGACAAAAGACTCAGTTTTGCAGCCTATGTGGGACTATTTGCGACTCAACCACTCTGAAACTCTTCGGTCTCCTCTCTTTCCTGTGATTTTGACCGTAGCGTCGTATTTTGTTCTTTGCGTACCCTACCTAGTCTGTGACATCTTGGGAAAGAAGTGGCCAGCTATTTATCGGTACAAGCTCCAACCTGACAAGCTTCCCACAACTGCAATGCTCCTTCACTGCAGTGGAGTTACTCTTTATAACCACATACTTCTGGTGTTTCCTGCAGCAGTGGCTCAGTGGTTGTGGAGACCTCCTGTTCCTCTGCCTGAACGAGCACCTACATTGCTTGAACTTGCAGGTGGAGTGACTGGAAACCTTCTTCTCTTTGACTTCCAGTATTTCATCTGGCACTTTTTGCATCATAAGATCCGCTGGCTCTATGTGACTTTCCATGCCATCCACCATAATTACTCTGCGCCCTTTGCTCTGGCCACACAGTGCCTCGGGGGATGGGAGTTGGTCACGGTGGGCTTCTGGACCACGATTAACCCCGTTCTTCTGAGGTGTCATCTGCTCACCACCTGGATGTTCATGGTGGTCCACGTGTACGTGTCAGTGGAAGACCACTGCGGATATGATTTCCCTTGGTCCACATCTCGTCTGATCCCTTTTGGTGTTTATGGAGGTCCGAGCAAGCATGATGTGCACCACCAGAAACCTAATACTAACTTTGCACCCCATTTTAGTCACTGGGATAAACTGTTCGGCACTCATGCTGATTTTAGTTATGCTAAAACTCAGCGAtgaacatgcatgcatgcaaatGTATGTAAAGAGAGCATGTTTGTTTGCTTCAGGCGGAGCTTCAGtttttggctttatttgtaTACAGACAGTACAAAAACcatgatttaaagggatagttcacctaaaaatgaaaattctgtcatcacttactcaccctcaagttgttccaaatctgtgtgagtttctttcttctgctaaacacaaaagaagatgttttaaagaatgttggtaatcaaacagttgatggaccccattgacttccataggaAAAAAAtgatactatggaagtcagtggctacagtcaactgtctggttaccaacatttctcaaaatatcttcttttgtgtttagcagaagaaagaaactcacacaggtttggaacaacttgagtgtgagtaaatgatctcatttttgggtgaactatccctttaaatacaaataaactaAAATCAATACAATGTACATACACTGTAGATAATTATAAACCAtcatattataaaataacttaaaggtgcaatatgtaagaattttgcagtaaaatatccaaaaaccactaggccagtgttatatattttgttcacttgagtacttaaaatatcccaaatgtttccaactatgtgtaaatcgtgagaaaattgcaattttaaccaaagctccgggacgtgtgaggagtcgcctgtcaattgcgtcatacccgcgttaccctcagtttcctgttttttaaaattttgtagaaaccatggaaatacaaaagacactttaatatttacactgttttgatatatttatagatatataaatatagtcttattgtttaaatctaattttcttgatttttttgcgagtaccatgctttaccatgcctcagagaaaaacactattttgtcaaatagctaacatagcataatcagatgcagctttatttttagtaacagtgatacataattttctccatcatacaatacgtttttaaattaattgcatgccatttatcaacacaagccatccaatatttaatatgatattctaaaatcgatctatttTACTGCAGTATgaaacagtgtctcacagcagccgccgagcgaacgcacagagtaacatcattttcagctcactcaaatgtatctgatatcataaacagagctgcgttacatcatactcatgaccggaaaagcggaagcggcgccggcgactgtgtcataataaaagtcccgctgctcctgaggcgtgtgttgcgcaatcgctccagcggcctcgttcagctcccacaacactcgctcatgctctgcttcatactacagtaacgttaataatctcatccatgaacacgagttctccaatccctattcttttgcaccgtccgttgagatggagaccacatgtcccaagattctgcttTAAAACTTGGTGTCATGatgctacgcctttgttttgaataggcctctagcggacagaaatcttacatattgcactttTAAATATTGTGTTAATTTTAATTCGTTTGGTAAATATTCCAAAGTTGGAACCATTTTAGAGAAATGAGTGATTGATTGTTCAAAAATTCATTCTAGTAAAATCCTGTCTATGTATAAATTTAGAAAACACATTTATACAACCATTTAAACACTAGTATTACATatgataaatgtataaaatttttcaaacttaaaatatactttttaaaatatagcaatgatgtttatatatatatatatatatatatatatatatatatatatatatatatatatatatcaaaaggAAGAGATTTCGatatgaactcaaacatttctcatcaaagGCCAAATTATCTGAGCAATAAACCAGATGTTTGGAAaggaaaatatgtaaataagatTGTTCTAATTATTTTTTGTTCCTCTTACATGGTAGAAATACGCTAAACCAAACATGGTTAACCAACCACAAGaggaataaaatgtgaaaagaaaaaccCCTCAACCTTCATACAGTTTATTAAAGGAAAGCAGatttgcatatgtgtgtgtgagctcAAAATAGATTTCACTCTCATTTCAAAGCCTGATGTTCATTTCTCTCTATGTTGTTtttgctagtgtgcattttaatatttatacatttgtgGTTTATTTCTTGGAATAGTTGACCTTGCAAACCTAATGAGCTTCAGTCATGTGTTGTGTATGCATGCAGGCTTGCTATTGATCTGATTGACTTGTGATTACTCAATTCAGTGATGTAACAGCAGGTGTCAGTAAAGAGATTACTTTGTTAAATCCCTTTGTGTAACTATCTTGCATGTGAACCTGTATATTCTGAATGGTAAGAATGTATGCAGTTCTTTGCAGTTACAAAAGTATAAATAAAGTATAGTTTGTAATTTTTGGAGAAactgtgaatggtgcttgcatgTGCAAAACAGGTCATATAATGATAGTTTTGATTGATGCTTTGTTAAAGCAAGCGCTACTAATAAAAATCTATCAATAACATGTGTCTCAAATCCCAGTTATTTGCATTCCTCTCTGCCATAACAGGCTGTTCGCTATGTTTTGGCACAGCCAATGAAAGTGCGTCAGCTGACCGCTGTGTGGCGCTGTTCCAGGATCAGACTCAAACACGGCAGTGGTGGTATGGCAGCCAGGAAACAGACAGCCATCTTATAATCTGCAGCCTGTCTGTTATATTTGCAACTTAAACGGCCTTATTCCATCTTTTAATAATGGGTCAGTGTGGGATTACATCGTCTAAGACCGTCTTGGTGTTCCTGAACCTGATATTTTGGGTAAGTTTGAGGTGTTTGGGACTGAATTTGAGAGTGCGTCAGTGTTGTCAGATGGACACAGTCAGGTGTCGAGCAGCTGCATTATTATTACACACACTCCCTTCTTTATATCGCCAATTCATTTATACAAGCTTCTTGAATATAGTGCATACTTTGCTAAATTTGATATGTCGATTGTGtttatattgcattatttaaaaaagcGTTGCTGCGTACTGCAATGTTTGTTTACATATTCCATACATGTGATTCTACGTTTAAGAATTTTTAATGGATAATAAACAGTGACAGTATACatttactgttatttatttgtttattaccCTTGCTGTTCGTGcctctttgtttgttttagccacagagcaggatatgttttattgtttgggATGTTAAACCTATTCCTCCTTAGGCAATTCCTTTTGGAATTTATTTCGTATTTTGTAAGCAATCCTTAAGGATCATAATCGCAATTTCCTCAAAGGATTCCATTAtcacacaaaacaacaaaacttattttaaaaacagttcCCAAAATCACTTTGAGaaaagttttataaaaaaaacatcttggtTTTCTTTAACTGTActgtaacattattttaatgcaatacATTAAgagtttattataataattattatgttttataaataaagacTATACAATATCCAgttaaataagaataaaaaataattttatcaaGATCATCTTATATAATTAGCTATATTTTGATTAATGATTGGTTCCAAATGGAGATTTACTAATATTAAAATCCTAGCTAATATCGAATAAACTGATTTTCTTAGGTGATATTCATGTTTATAACTCTATATAGAGCatcacaaaaatataatttacaaaataaaataaaaaatatataataataaaaaatactattCAGTTTTATGATttagacttaaagggttagttcacccaaaaatgaaaattctgtcatttattactcaccctcatgtcgttccacacccgtaagacctttgttcatcttcggaacacaaattaagatattttagttgaaatccgatgaggcctccataggaagcaatgacactttctctctcaagatccataaaggtactaaaaacatatttaaatcagttcatgtgagtacagtggttcaatattaatattataaagcgacgagaatatttttggtgcgccaaaaaaaccaaaataacgacttatttattgatggccgatttcaaaacactgcttcaggaagcttcagagcataaattaatcagtgtgtcgaatcagctgttcggagcgccaaagtcacgtgatttcagcagtttgacatgcgatccgaatcatgattcgatacactgattcatttgtgctctgaagcttcctgaagcaaataaaatatcttaatttgtgtttcgaagattaacgaaggtcttacgggtgtggaacggcatgagggtgagtaataaatgacagaattttcatttttgggagaactaaccctttaaggggcTTTCACACATGCGTTTGACCAATAAACGTACACTTACATCACTGATAGTTCCTGTAGAGCTGGTtaagaccctactctgaagtaggagctaatttagctcccccaaaaggagttcctagaactaaaatcgttcctagttcctgcggtgcGAACACGACAAAATCTGGatacttcagccaatagttctatgaactatgaaaaggttcctccttttttttttttttttttttaagaaaaaaatacatttaaataaaataaaaaaaaatcaacaatattaacaaaatcaaactAACTTTGATTTTGTGTGCATTGGGGTTGACAGAACTGGGGCACTGGGGCAAAGTTTTAAATTTAAGACTTAAATTGAGCAGTCGGATCTGTAGAAACACTACTCCACCTATCAGCTTGCCTTTCTTGTCTTTGTGCCTTTGATTAATCTCTTTAATCTGGGACTGAATGAAGTTTAAAGTCTCCTCCTGACAGATAGGAGTAGTATGACACTATCCTGTTCTTTTTTTAGGGATCAGGCGGCTTTATTATATCCCTGTTCATAATTTTAGAGCCTGAGAGCTGTGCTACATTGATTCAAAGGAGGTTTTATGATTCTGTTGTAAATGGGGAAGACCAAATCCCTCTAAAATGAGTTTTTCCAAAAACGCCTGGAGGTCCATGAATGACGCAGACCACTTATTTGTAGCCATTTGATTTGACCACTTATTTTGGTAATGCTTTATTTTGATTGTCCACTGTAGACATTTTGCTAactataaataactttgcaactacatgtcaactaactctcattggAGTATTAGTAGATTGTCTGTTTGATATCTactaacaatttattttgatgctccccaacagacatgTCAACTTCTTCtaccttaaaggattaattcacttcagaattcaaatttcttgataatttactcacccccatgtcatccaagatgttcatgtctttcattcttcagttaaaaaagaaattaaggtttttgaggaaaacattccaggatttttctccatatagtggacttcactggggttcaacaggttgaaggtctaaaggtcagtttcagtgcagcttcaaagggctctacatgatcccagttgaggaataagtgtcttatctagcgaaatgatcggccattttctaaaaaaaaaaaaaaaagatatacttttaaccacaaatgctcgtcttgcactagctctgcgatgcgccacgcattacgtaatcatgttggaaaggtcacgcttgacataggcggaagtaccgagcatgtgtttacaaagtgaacgtgcaaagactttCGCTTCAAATAGTTCTAGGAGctcagttataggaactagccactaggatagttccccgggaactaatttctcccccgggccatgttcctggttgTATTTGCACCGggaataggaactctgaagcggcTGACAGTGGCGTCTTTAAGCGTGGCATTTACAAACTCTAAAAAACGGTGAATGGAGGATGCTGTGATCAGAGCTGTGTTTAACGGAGATAGAATGTAAACACATAATCTATGCGACAGAAAGAGGAAAAAGTGGGAATAAGAGACGAAATCTACTAAGACAACTCTCAGTATTACATATCATCGAGGCGGACAATAGGTAAATGCTGTTGtcgctgttttccatgttcgtgaagtaaatatatttacacatctttttaaaaatggcgggCACTggtgtttgacatgcgtttgaccaatcagcgTACACTTACGTCATTGATAGTTCCTGTAgagctggtttagaccctactctgaagtaggagctaatttagttccctcaaaaggagttcctagaactaaaatcgttcctagTTTCTGTGACACGAACACGACAAAATCcgggtacttcagccaatagttctagaAACTATGATTAGTTTATTTCTAGCATTGCAGAGCTAGTggaagatgagcatttgtggttaaaaggtGTATACatatttagaaaatgactgatcgtttcactagattagacccttattcctcatctgggatcatgtatagccctttgaagctgcactgaaactgaaatttggACCATCAACCTgttgtaccccagtgaagtccactatatgaagaaaaatcctggaatgttttcctcaaaaacttcttttcaactgaagaaagaaagacaagaacatcttagatgacatgggggtcaggaaattatcaggaaattttaattctgaagtgaactaatcctttaacaccaAACCTTAACTTAACAGTCTACTTCAGTTATACTTACTTCAGTTACTTATAGtttgtagaatgtctaaagtggaccatcgaaataaagtgtaacctttattttttcctctctcattTTACTTATAAACGGATGATTATGATCTTTATGGTCAGCATTTCAAATacatatgtttttgaaagtgacatGAATAAACTTGTGTTTGGCTCCTCACTTGCTTTCATTCTGATTTACTTATTTAATTAGATTTTCTGTGAAGAGGACTGCATTAAAATCAGTTCAATAAGTTATTTTTGGTTGTATCTCACTCATAATGATACTGCCATATCTCTTGGCATGAAATCATATCCGCTTTCAGATAAGTAACTCTGTCTGTTATCTCTTCCTAGGCCGCCGCTGGCATCCTGTGCTATGTTGGAGCCTACGTGTTCATCACGTATGATGACTATGACCATTTCTTTGAGGATGTGTACACACTGATCCCAGCCGTTGTCATTATCGCAGTCGGAGCGCTGTTGTTCATTATCGGACTCATTGGATGCTGCGCCACTATTCGAGAGAGCCGCTGCGGTCTTGCCACGGTTAGTGAACTATTAAGTTCCCAGCACTGCGTTTTAGTGTTTTGCTTCaagcgatagttcacccaaaaattatcatAATTTACTCTCTTtgaaatacactactgtttggAGTCtgtgagatttaaaaaaaaaaaaaaaaaaaaaaaaaaaaaaaaggaaaaaaagaaaagaaattgatacttttattcagcacggatcCATCAGATTGATCAATAGTGATGGTAAAGActgtttaataacaaaaaatagtTTAGCGTAGTTTATCTGCTGAAGCCCCATTTTCTTGCATTCCTCTTTTACAGTTTGTCATCATTCTTATGCTGGTTTTTGTGACTGAGGTGGTTGTGGTGGTTCTTGGCTATATTTACAGAGCAAAGGTAAGGCCTGCTTTCAAAGGAAGTCAATATTTATAGAAAAAGGAGTGCCTGCAtctcttttgtttttatatgaatGCCCTTCTAACTATGTAAGCTCTTTCAGTTGTGTTCAAAATTAAACAAGGCATGCAATGTAATAATACCTGTCTTGCATTGTGCTGTCCTGTTTGTATAGCAGTGCGCTCTTTGACATATAGACAAAAAAATTGCATCTCCTCCTACATAAAGAATGGATTTAGTGAAAGGTAGA
The Megalobrama amblycephala isolate DHTTF-2021 linkage group LG19, ASM1881202v1, whole genome shotgun sequence DNA segment above includes these coding regions:
- the ch25hl1.2 gene encoding cholesterol 25-hydroxylase-like protein 1, member 2, coding for MTLVHVFETIWETKDSVLQPMWDYLRLNHSETLRSPLFPVILTVASYFVLCVPYLVCDILGKKWPAIYRYKLQPDKLPTTAMLLHCSGVTLYNHILLVFPAAVAQWLWRPPVPLPERAPTLLELAGGVTGNLLLFDFQYFIWHFLHHKIRWLYVTFHAIHHNYSAPFALATQCLGGWELVTVGFWTTINPVLLRCHLLTTWMFMVVHVYVSVEDHCGYDFPWSTSRLIPFGVYGGPSKHDVHHQKPNTNFAPHFSHWDKLFGTHADFSYAKTQR